In one Methanothrix sp. genomic region, the following are encoded:
- a CDS encoding THxN family PEP-CTERM protein, whose translation MYNKAKHVCSALVKLCLISLIMIVVTANGATALTLDSSSGVWTSVTGGSGVTGVNTNEVRWGTPAGSQKSGLRFDGVASSQNIETGKDFCLGKLTHFNYPVYSGTAASGAKLKITLHFSNPSITADFYYDLTIDETPNSGTCTPNRPNTCAYKPCETPCPDKVAWSNTLSAQSFFVNGEEYIVQIAGFVDECPGGTPVSDFITQEGKKNEAYLVGKVLLKRPSITVVKTAYIDGSCPGSDPVDAEIGDTVTYCYEVKNTGDVTLTGVTLSDDRYGSITLDKTTLSPGESAYGTATHKITESDYPSLVNTATATGTPPTGTPITDTDDCKVNIQVSPGIEVVKTAYIDGSCPGSDPVDAEIGDTVTYCYEVKNTGDVTLTGVTLSDDRYGSITLDKTTLSPGESAYGTATHKITESDYPSLVNTATATGTPPTGTPITDTDDCTVKVEAGHILVDKVTDPAGSTDTFEFTGSWSGGTTFSLKDSDTPYDSGYLAPGEYTVTESVPEGWVLSSITIEGDTDGGSTTSGSTATIDLDAGETIKVTFTNTLQTGGQGKLDVSGYKFDDQNANGAWDTGEPGIEGWTIYLSDGTTPISTTTGIDGKYTFTNLPAGTYTITEEERDGWTRTFPAAPGSYEIVFDGEEDKSVSDLNFGNAQVLQPQARLAIDVSPHDPCSNTPVVVTVSCQNVQGDLCGSIASMTLYYESSSVEMTKGPNGKWTATIAGQPAGTTLSVYAVPKDSQGNFIADIGTTATEKITWINCAIDIEKTADTTEVNPGDTITYTLTVRNTGSSTINDVTVVDTLPPGTLYVSANPAPSGVSGSVITWNLGALDPGASVVITLTATVESDVCERQSFTPSDEQNQKRGAAPPATGENRLTIMAASPVDQELVDSLYRNMTRLEAKLNYVRKYRDTFDKANATLIVSNVTLNGSVYTLMNYTSTTTGDVLTEAYNSSGALAWSLLVRPQKYDSLRTEYVNGRVVSENYITREPWEGLLVEYDKPYPGYTNLTVTYYPTGDTLVVIRDQYGNVVSKEYKKLPGVPPVPLELENCATVTGRIGEIEVSDSSCVTVKVICPLPLQGKLTLAKRPSVEVASVGQTITYTYTITNGGETTVSNIYVDDDMLGRINTDPITLEPGETTEITATYVVKPTDASPIKNVAIAIGQDPNGDDVASDPAEAEVVIAGKVLFNKTAEPKVVKPGDTITYTIRYQNLEGGRLYDVYIVDHYPNEIYFISATPAPTSGNNVWHIGDLDPGASGEIVIVVGVAQELGNMSFSMDQSVSGSGYVNVYNNLCTTPPRIVNRAEMSYRLTENGESTRASAAAEVQLGPPATCARIKEHGSGSYETEDFVRYERGNRTITWNKSLSATHYPTSFSLPRDRNVNYTTLWVEKQKAKNYATDASFSEEYTYARSIKRESSLQMDENGSRLMVDTEFTGMGHVGILKARESNRTKNAMYWGGAVYESREDYVGSFSLYQKIDEYGEHLRSESEVSGRGFAAVDKRLGSAQRSYESGAGSYESSHLMDTLSSYMHKDISLNHAPANYTYSRGMAVNYTGRWYEGMWSKTDRSLISESFSALNRLEKETYARGLNEMETEAEFSGKADFRVLYQDLSGREGRTIDLVDQYIGDYRVNRKVSMTGVSRYSYPHISVRKEASVDLANSTYADYRIIVENDGNVNLGPVYILDIFPPGTEYVGSSARPSELTSEYANWTLLHLGIGDTATISLTLNITEEVSNLVNRVIVSGVHDGEWVTARNFSSTRIDWLECCPSEIIATKTARVHNDTVSYRISLRNRANYTMVAFVIDYIPSDMQLINYSLTPSQIRENRIEWAVLDLRPGKRIDIDYNMKALRSGTFTNRARVEAYPIDGPGAVGADLAARAYVGVEIKEPEREGWTVPKCMSLNCTESYRDDWMSCTTCERE comes from the coding sequence ATGTACAATAAAGCAAAGCATGTGTGCTCTGCACTAGTAAAACTGTGTTTGATATCTTTGATCATGATAGTCGTAACCGCAAATGGCGCTACAGCGCTTACATTAGACAGTTCTTCTGGTGTATGGACCAGCGTTACTGGCGGAAGTGGTGTAACTGGAGTGAATACAAATGAGGTGAGGTGGGGAACACCTGCTGGTTCTCAGAAAAGCGGGCTCCGTTTCGATGGAGTCGCATCAAGTCAGAATATAGAAACCGGCAAGGACTTTTGTTTAGGTAAGCTAACGCACTTCAATTACCCTGTATATTCTGGAACTGCAGCATCAGGAGCTAAATTAAAGATCACACTTCATTTTTCCAATCCATCCATCACAGCTGATTTTTATTATGATCTGACAATTGATGAAACACCCAACAGCGGTACATGCACTCCAAATCGCCCGAATACCTGTGCGTATAAACCATGCGAAACTCCATGCCCAGACAAAGTGGCTTGGTCAAATACACTTTCAGCTCAGTCATTTTTCGTCAATGGTGAGGAGTATATCGTTCAGATAGCCGGATTTGTAGATGAATGTCCTGGTGGAACACCGGTATCTGATTTTATAACACAGGAGGGAAAGAAAAACGAGGCATATCTCGTCGGCAAGGTTCTTCTAAAAAGACCTTCAATAACGGTGGTCAAGACAGCATACATTGATGGGAGTTGTCCTGGCAGTGATCCCGTTGATGCGGAGATAGGCGACACAGTGACCTACTGTTACGAGGTCAAGAACACGGGTGACGTCACATTAACGGGTGTGACGCTAAGTGACGACAGGTACGGGAGCATAACGCTCGATAAGACCACGCTCTCACCAGGCGAGAGCGCTTATGGTACTGCGACTCATAAGATAACAGAATCCGATTATCCATCGCTGGTTAACACAGCGACCGCGACAGGCACACCACCCACAGGAACCCCGATAACCGATACCGATGACTGTAAGGTTAACATCCAGGTCTCGCCCGGTATCGAGGTGGTCAAGACAGCATACATTGATGGGAGTTGTCCTGGCAGTGATCCCGTTGATGCGGAGATAGGCGACACAGTGACCTACTGTTACGAGGTCAAGAACACGGGTGACGTCACATTAACGGGTGTGACGCTAAGTGACGACAGGTACGGGAGCATAACGCTCGATAAGACCACGCTCTCACCAGGCGAGAGCGCTTATGGTACTGCGACTCATAAGATAACAGAATCCGATTATCCATCGCTGGTTAACACAGCGACCGCGACAGGCACACCACCCACAGGAACCCCGATAACCGATACCGATGACTGTACAGTTAAAGTTGAGGCAGGTCATATATTAGTCGACAAGGTCACCGACCCAGCCGGCTCCACGGATACCTTCGAGTTCACAGGATCCTGGAGCGGAGGCACGACATTCTCTCTGAAAGACAGCGATACGCCTTACGATAGCGGTTATCTGGCACCAGGCGAGTACACGGTGACCGAGAGTGTGCCTGAAGGATGGGTGCTGAGCAGCATAACCATCGAGGGCGATACTGATGGCGGCTCCACCACATCAGGCTCCACCGCGACGATCGATCTCGATGCTGGCGAGACGATCAAAGTTACATTCACCAACACCCTCCAGACGGGCGGCCAGGGCAAGCTCGACGTCAGCGGATACAAGTTCGACGATCAGAACGCGAATGGAGCGTGGGATACAGGAGAGCCTGGAATCGAGGGCTGGACGATCTATCTCTCGGATGGCACCACACCGATCTCAACAACAACCGGAATCGATGGCAAATACACCTTCACGAACCTGCCTGCAGGTACCTACACTATAACAGAGGAGGAGAGGGATGGATGGACGAGGACCTTCCCTGCAGCTCCTGGAAGCTATGAGATTGTGTTTGACGGAGAGGAGGACAAGAGCGTATCGGACCTGAACTTCGGGAACGCCCAGGTCCTCCAGCCGCAGGCCAGGCTTGCGATAGATGTCAGCCCACATGATCCATGCAGCAATACTCCCGTGGTCGTCACAGTTAGCTGTCAGAACGTGCAGGGCGATCTCTGCGGCAGCATTGCCAGCATGACTCTGTACTACGAGTCGTCCTCGGTGGAGATGACGAAGGGCCCGAACGGCAAATGGACCGCGACGATAGCCGGCCAGCCTGCAGGCACCACACTGAGCGTTTATGCCGTGCCGAAGGACTCTCAGGGCAACTTCATAGCGGATATCGGGACGACTGCGACCGAGAAGATCACATGGATAAACTGCGCTATCGACATCGAGAAGACAGCTGATACGACTGAGGTGAATCCAGGAGACACCATCACATACACCCTCACGGTGAGGAACACCGGCAGCTCAACTATAAATGACGTCACCGTGGTCGACACGCTCCCGCCCGGGACGCTGTACGTATCCGCGAATCCAGCACCGTCAGGCGTCAGCGGCAGTGTCATCACGTGGAACCTGGGCGCTCTTGATCCAGGTGCATCTGTTGTCATCACGCTGACCGCCACGGTCGAGAGCGATGTCTGCGAGCGCCAGAGCTTCACGCCATCGGATGAGCAGAACCAGAAGCGCGGCGCTGCTCCACCTGCGACAGGAGAGAATCGGCTCACCATAATGGCAGCATCTCCAGTCGACCAGGAGCTGGTCGATTCACTGTACAGAAACATGACGAGGCTCGAGGCTAAGCTGAACTACGTCAGGAAGTACAGGGACACATTCGATAAGGCGAACGCCACACTGATCGTGAGCAATGTCACACTGAACGGCTCTGTTTACACACTGATGAACTACACCAGCACCACCACGGGAGACGTTCTCACAGAGGCGTACAATTCCTCGGGTGCTCTCGCATGGTCCCTCCTGGTGAGACCACAGAAGTACGACTCGCTCCGCACAGAGTACGTCAACGGCAGGGTCGTCTCCGAGAACTACATCACGAGAGAGCCCTGGGAGGGGCTGCTCGTCGAGTACGATAAACCGTATCCAGGGTACACGAACCTCACGGTCACCTACTACCCGACTGGTGACACGCTTGTTGTCATCAGGGACCAGTACGGCAACGTTGTGAGCAAGGAGTACAAGAAGCTGCCAGGAGTGCCGCCCGTGCCTCTGGAGCTCGAGAACTGCGCCACGGTTACGGGCAGAATAGGCGAGATCGAGGTGAGCGACAGCTCCTGCGTTACTGTCAAGGTGATATGCCCATTACCGCTGCAGGGGAAGCTCACCCTGGCTAAGAGGCCCTCTGTCGAGGTCGCATCTGTCGGCCAGACGATCACCTACACGTACACAATCACAAACGGCGGAGAGACGACTGTCAGCAACATCTACGTAGATGACGATATGCTCGGCAGGATCAACACAGATCCGATAACCCTTGAACCTGGAGAGACCACTGAGATCACCGCGACGTATGTTGTGAAACCAACGGATGCATCTCCGATAAAGAACGTCGCCATAGCAATAGGCCAGGATCCGAACGGCGATGATGTGGCCTCTGATCCAGCCGAGGCTGAGGTCGTGATCGCTGGGAAGGTTCTCTTCAACAAGACCGCGGAGCCCAAGGTCGTAAAGCCAGGAGACACGATAACTTACACGATAAGGTACCAGAACCTCGAGGGAGGGAGACTGTACGACGTCTACATCGTGGACCACTACCCGAACGAGATATACTTCATAAGCGCGACACCTGCTCCGACAAGCGGGAACAACGTGTGGCACATAGGCGATCTCGATCCTGGCGCATCTGGAGAGATAGTGATAGTCGTGGGCGTCGCCCAGGAGCTGGGCAACATGAGCTTCAGCATGGACCAGAGCGTGAGCGGCTCAGGCTACGTCAATGTGTACAACAACCTCTGCACAACCCCGCCGAGGATAGTGAACAGGGCTGAGATGTCCTACAGGCTCACCGAGAACGGAGAGAGCACAAGAGCCTCTGCAGCCGCAGAGGTCCAGCTCGGACCGCCGGCGACCTGCGCCAGGATCAAGGAGCACGGGAGCGGCTCATACGAGACCGAGGATTTTGTGAGGTACGAGCGCGGGAACCGGACGATTACCTGGAACAAGAGCCTGTCAGCGACGCACTACCCGACATCGTTCTCCCTCCCGAGAGACAGAAACGTGAACTACACGACGCTCTGGGTGGAGAAGCAGAAGGCTAAGAACTACGCGACCGATGCCTCATTCAGCGAGGAGTACACCTATGCCAGGAGCATAAAGCGCGAGAGCTCCCTCCAGATGGACGAGAACGGCTCCAGGCTGATGGTGGACACAGAGTTCACAGGCATGGGGCATGTCGGGATACTCAAGGCCAGGGAGAGCAACAGGACGAAGAACGCGATGTACTGGGGCGGAGCTGTTTACGAGAGCAGAGAGGACTATGTGGGGAGCTTCAGTTTGTATCAGAAGATCGACGAGTACGGAGAGCACCTGCGCTCCGAGAGCGAGGTGAGCGGCAGAGGCTTCGCAGCCGTGGATAAGCGCCTCGGATCCGCGCAGCGCTCCTACGAATCCGGCGCAGGCAGCTACGAGAGCTCCCACCTCATGGACACGCTGAGCAGCTACATGCACAAGGATATCAGCCTCAACCACGCGCCTGCGAACTACACCTACTCGAGGGGCATGGCGGTGAACTACACCGGCAGGTGGTATGAGGGAATGTGGTCCAAGACGGACAGGAGCCTGATCAGCGAGAGCTTCTCCGCGCTGAACCGCCTCGAGAAGGAGACGTACGCGAGGGGCCTGAACGAGATGGAGACTGAGGCTGAGTTCTCCGGAAAGGCTGACTTCAGGGTCCTCTACCAGGATCTCAGCGGCAGAGAGGGAAGGACCATTGACCTCGTCGATCAGTACATCGGAGATTACAGGGTGAACCGCAAGGTCTCGATGACAGGTGTGTCGAGATACAGCTACCCGCACATATCCGTTAGAAAGGAGGCCTCTGTGGACCTGGCGAACAGCACATACGCTGATTACAGGATCATCGTCGAGAACGACGGCAACGTCAATCTCGGGCCTGTGTACATCCTCGACATTTTCCCGCCCGGCACAGAGTACGTCGGATCATCTGCAAGACCGAGCGAGCTGACGTCAGAGTACGCTAACTGGACGCTCCTGCATCTCGGCATAGGAGACACTGCCACAATCTCGCTGACGCTCAACATCACCGAGGAGGTATCGAACCTGGTCAACAGGGTGATCGTCTCTGGAGTCCATGACGGTGAATGGGTCACGGCGAGAAACTTCTCCTCGACGAGGATAGACTGGCTCGAGTGCTGCCCATCTGAGATAATCGCAACGAAGACCGCGAGAGTGCACAACGACACTGTGAGCTACAGGATCTCGCTGAGAAACAGAGCGAACTACACGATGGTCGCGTTCGTCATCGATTACATCCCATCAGATATGCAGCTGATCAACTACTCGCTCACACCATCGCAGATAAGGGAGAACAGGATCGAGTGGGCGGTGCTCGATCTGAGGCCCGGGAAGAGGATCGACATCGATTACAACATGAAAGCGCTCAGGAGCGGCACGTTCACCAACAGGGCCAGGGTGGAGGCCTACCCGATCGATGGGCCTGGAGCGGTGGGGGCAGATCTTGCGGCCAGAGCATACGTCGGAGTCGAGATAAAGGAGCCGGAGCGGGAGGGCTGGACAGTGCCGAAGTGCATGAGCCTCAACTGCACCGAGTCGTACAGGGACGACTGGATGTCCTGCACCACATGCGAACGGGAGTAG
- a CDS encoding ATP-binding protein, with the protein MEEREINQPAIFRYLFESLPVGVAYLDRDCRVALANPAFTSITGREMEEINRTENPPFGDREARSRILDILNSANSSSFEHICTRPDGERVHLRTWVHPLSSCHIVAQIICMDITKEEEKEAMLRSSHRTLEKLVSDRTSELKSKNEEMEWLLYTISHDLRAPLLTISGFLGFLKEDTRTGDTRRIEDDLRVIETAVNSINAMLEDTLKISRIGRILGSRECVPFADIVNEALTLTREKLVSRGVEVVVDADLPEVYASRIRAVEVLVNLIDNSVKYMGDQRKPQIHIGCKRNGEVVFYVRDNGIGIDPKHHSNVFRLFYKIDSRSEGTGSGLAIVKKIIETHSGRVWIESEPGKGCTVLFTLPVASREKSTDQR; encoded by the coding sequence GTGGAGGAACGTGAGATCAACCAGCCCGCTATTTTCAGATATCTCTTCGAGAGCCTGCCGGTGGGTGTGGCGTATCTGGATCGGGATTGCAGGGTTGCGCTCGCGAACCCCGCATTCACATCCATAACCGGCAGGGAGATGGAGGAGATCAACAGAACAGAGAATCCGCCATTCGGAGATCGTGAGGCTCGCTCGCGCATTCTCGATATCCTGAACTCGGCCAACAGCTCCAGCTTCGAGCACATCTGCACCAGGCCGGATGGGGAGAGGGTGCACCTCAGGACCTGGGTCCATCCGCTCAGCTCATGCCACATAGTCGCGCAGATCATATGCATGGACATCACCAAGGAAGAAGAGAAAGAGGCGATGCTCAGAAGCTCCCACCGGACGCTGGAGAAGCTCGTCTCTGACAGGACATCGGAGCTAAAATCGAAGAATGAGGAGATGGAGTGGCTCCTGTACACGATATCACATGACCTGAGAGCCCCACTTCTCACGATCAGCGGCTTTCTCGGATTCCTAAAGGAGGATACGCGCACCGGAGACACGAGGAGGATCGAGGACGATCTTAGAGTTATAGAGACCGCGGTGAACAGCATCAACGCTATGCTTGAGGACACATTAAAGATCAGCAGGATAGGCAGGATCCTGGGCTCGCGCGAGTGTGTGCCATTTGCGGATATAGTGAATGAAGCCCTCACCCTCACAAGGGAGAAGCTGGTATCCAGAGGAGTTGAGGTGGTTGTAGACGCAGATCTCCCTGAGGTTTACGCCAGCAGGATCCGGGCTGTGGAGGTTCTTGTCAATCTGATAGACAACAGCGTGAAGTACATGGGAGATCAGAGGAAACCGCAGATACACATAGGCTGTAAAAGGAACGGAGAGGTTGTGTTCTACGTCAGGGACAACGGCATCGGCATCGATCCGAAGCATCACAGCAACGTTTTCAGGCTCTTCTACAAGATCGACAGCAGATCTGAAGGGACCGGATCCGGCCTTGCGATCGTCAAGAAGATAATCGAAACACATAGCGGTCGGGTCTGGATAGAGTCAGAGCCGGGAAAGGGGTGCACGGTTCTCTTCACCCTGCCGGTGGCATCGAGAGAGAAGAGCACAGATCAGAGGTAG
- a CDS encoding pentapeptide repeat-containing protein, with protein sequence MDKAYIQAGRMSSRSVVQIRAVARCVLLIGLLMISMASGQEIGCNASDGICRIVSAAEILGKIRAGEPAVYENVFVSGDINISRIGKPLIAPIKMVNSTINGSLKIDGAEFRGPLNLSGTVFSGDVAARGASFDSDVSFAGAHLLRNAEFSLARFGGTANFVGTNFHGPLSMSYAQFSKVASFEGATFWSHADLSNAQFMDDTSFERVHFLRSSSFEFSRFHQLVSFWRSVFHGETSFANSEFSGTANFMRVSFDENAVFMGSRFSHDVTFSGARFSRAAVFGLAAFQGFSDFSSSLFRSVAFFGLAKLEDNTRFVNTTFDGDLVLTSSRIYSMQLENASFSDSSRIYLKEADFTRMLARWYLIKNHLVYDSAAYLALVKNYKNMEWRDDANDCYYQYRRISQASEPWGLEKMIDVVSWLSCGYGVRPSYTIFWSMFMILLFGLVYWIGNGIREIAWENLSDEDEPEKADAEVSEDESEGDPEMPAERRISFPDSLFFSAMSFTAQSPASLYPVGIYKHVSMIEGILGWFLLGLFVVVLSGMLIR encoded by the coding sequence GTGGACAAAGCCTATATCCAGGCAGGTCGCATGAGCAGCAGGAGCGTGGTTCAGATACGGGCTGTCGCCAGATGTGTGTTACTCATAGGATTGCTGATGATCTCCATGGCCTCAGGCCAGGAGATCGGCTGCAACGCGAGCGATGGCATCTGCAGGATCGTCTCCGCAGCGGAGATTTTGGGTAAGATCCGCGCCGGAGAGCCTGCGGTATACGAGAACGTCTTCGTCTCAGGAGATATCAACATCAGCAGGATCGGAAAGCCCCTGATCGCTCCGATAAAGATGGTGAACTCCACTATCAACGGCTCGCTGAAGATCGACGGCGCTGAGTTCAGGGGCCCGCTGAACCTCAGCGGCACCGTTTTCTCCGGAGATGTTGCAGCGCGGGGTGCGAGCTTCGACTCAGACGTCTCTTTCGCGGGCGCGCATCTTCTGCGGAATGCTGAGTTTTCCCTGGCGAGGTTCGGGGGGACTGCGAACTTCGTAGGGACGAACTTTCACGGGCCGCTGAGCATGAGCTACGCCCAGTTCTCAAAGGTTGCGAGCTTCGAGGGGGCAACGTTCTGGAGCCACGCGGACCTCTCGAACGCCCAGTTCATGGACGATACGAGCTTCGAGAGGGTTCACTTCCTGAGGAGCTCGAGCTTTGAGTTCTCGCGGTTCCACCAGCTAGTCTCGTTCTGGCGCTCTGTCTTTCACGGGGAGACGAGCTTTGCGAACAGCGAGTTCTCCGGAACTGCGAACTTCATGCGCGTGAGCTTCGATGAGAACGCTGTCTTCATGGGCTCCAGGTTCTCCCATGATGTCACATTCAGCGGGGCCCGGTTCTCGAGGGCAGCAGTATTCGGACTTGCAGCATTCCAGGGGTTCTCTGACTTCTCGAGTTCTCTTTTCAGGTCGGTCGCATTCTTCGGGCTCGCAAAGCTCGAGGACAACACAAGGTTCGTGAACACGACGTTTGATGGGGATCTCGTGCTGACAAGCTCCCGGATATACTCGATGCAGCTTGAGAACGCGAGCTTCTCAGATTCATCGAGGATATACCTGAAAGAGGCTGACTTCACCAGGATGCTCGCCCGCTGGTATCTTATAAAAAACCATCTCGTTTACGACAGCGCGGCCTATCTGGCTCTGGTCAAGAATTACAAGAACATGGAGTGGAGGGACGACGCGAACGACTGCTACTACCAGTACAGGAGGATAAGCCAGGCGTCGGAGCCGTGGGGGCTGGAGAAGATGATCGATGTGGTATCATGGCTCTCCTGCGGTTACGGCGTGAGGCCGAGCTACACCATATTCTGGTCGATGTTCATGATCCTCCTCTTCGGTTTGGTGTACTGGATAGGCAACGGGATAAGGGAGATCGCGTGGGAGAACCTCTCAGATGAGGACGAACCGGAGAAAGCGGATGCTGAAGTCAGCGAGGATGAATCCGAGGGAGATCCTGAGATGCCGGCAGAGAGACGCATCTCTTTCCCGGATTCGTTATTCTTCAGCGCGATGTCGTTCACCGCGCAATCGCCTGCCTCGCTCTATCCTGTGGGTATCTACAAGCACGTGAGCATGATCGAGGGGATACTCGGATGGTTCCTGCTGGGGCTCTTCGTGGTCGTCCTGAGCGGGATGCTTATACGATAA
- a CDS encoding stage II sporulation protein M codes for MLVRSIAYLGSIRGYIAISVVLFFAAAASGFVAVEQNPAIAEEWMKELEMLKWITDLPPLMIMILIFTKNLLACAMAVLLGVGAGVVPMLVAISNGVLVGMVSYQVIQREGVLYLIAGILPHGILELPAVLVSIAIGLRLGHIFIMTMIDGDGDLGEEARTAISFLMYRVAPLLFVAAVIETFITPLAISLASR; via the coding sequence ATGCTGGTGAGATCAATCGCATACCTGGGATCGATCAGAGGCTACATCGCGATATCTGTCGTTCTGTTCTTTGCAGCCGCTGCATCGGGATTCGTGGCAGTTGAGCAGAATCCAGCGATCGCGGAGGAGTGGATGAAGGAGCTGGAGATGCTGAAGTGGATCACAGATCTGCCGCCTCTCATGATAATGATCCTCATATTTACAAAGAACCTTCTGGCATGTGCGATGGCTGTGCTTCTCGGGGTGGGCGCAGGCGTGGTGCCGATGCTCGTCGCCATATCCAACGGCGTTCTTGTGGGCATGGTCTCCTACCAGGTCATCCAGAGGGAGGGTGTCCTCTACCTTATCGCAGGCATCCTGCCCCACGGAATATTGGAGCTTCCAGCAGTGCTGGTGAGCATAGCGATCGGCCTGCGGCTTGGCCACATCTTTATCATGACCATGATCGATGGTGATGGTGATCTGGGAGAGGAAGCGCGTACAGCTATCAGCTTCCTGATGTACAGGGTTGCTCCGCTGCTGTTCGTCGCGGCAGTGATTGAAACATTTATCACACCCCTCGCAATATCCCTTGCATCCCGGTAG
- a CDS encoding LysE family transporter encodes MNVMEMLVVAFAIGLTGALAPGPTLVATVNSSLKSGWTSGPKVSIGHASVEMLIFVLILMGLSGAADAYRVPISVIGGTALVVFGALTLRGASSASISSQGSEISSNPYIAGALTSAANPYFWIWWLSVGSAMLLDGLRGGFLLAAAFMIGHWGADFGWYTLVSTSIDKGKSVLSERGYRYVLSACGIFLMIFGLYYLSGVAGYLGW; translated from the coding sequence ATGAATGTAATGGAGATGCTTGTCGTCGCGTTTGCCATCGGGCTCACAGGCGCGCTCGCGCCAGGGCCGACTCTTGTTGCAACTGTGAACAGCTCACTGAAGAGCGGCTGGACCTCCGGACCGAAGGTCTCCATCGGCCATGCATCTGTTGAGATGCTGATATTCGTGCTGATACTCATGGGCCTCAGCGGCGCTGCAGATGCATACAGAGTTCCGATATCTGTGATCGGAGGCACAGCCCTCGTAGTATTTGGCGCTCTGACGCTGCGGGGAGCGAGCAGCGCATCGATATCATCACAGGGATCCGAGATATCCTCAAACCCCTACATCGCCGGCGCCCTGACGAGCGCGGCCAACCCGTACTTCTGGATATGGTGGCTCTCAGTCGGCTCTGCAATGCTGCTTGACGGACTCCGAGGCGGATTTTTGCTCGCAGCAGCGTTCATGATAGGCCACTGGGGCGCGGACTTCGGCTGGTACACGCTCGTATCAACGAGCATTGATAAGGGTAAGAGCGTCCTCTCAGAGAGGGGGTACAGGTACGTTCTCTCCGCATGCGGCATATTCCTGATGATATTCGGGCTGTACTACCTGAGCGGGGTGGCCGGGTATCTCGGATGGTGA
- a CDS encoding gamma carbonic anhydrase family protein translates to MDEMIRWSDVRVPEPPELPYPAERSDWEAVWCEPVVDETAWVSPGTVLIGRVVLKRGSSVWYGCVLRGDEAFIEVGEESNIQDCSVLHVEPDTPCIIGDHVTLGHRVTVHASEIEDWAMVGIGATVLSRSVIGSGAIVAAGALVLEGTKVPPETLWAGVPAREIKRVTPELKERVISTNRQYANRAAMYLYKEKLLARGQRSSRGSRI, encoded by the coding sequence ATGGACGAGATGATAAGATGGTCTGATGTTCGGGTACCGGAACCGCCTGAGCTGCCGTATCCAGCGGAGAGATCTGACTGGGAGGCGGTGTGGTGCGAGCCTGTTGTTGATGAGACCGCGTGGGTGAGCCCTGGAACTGTTCTTATCGGCCGGGTTGTTCTGAAGCGGGGGAGCTCCGTATGGTACGGATGCGTTCTCAGGGGAGATGAGGCCTTCATAGAGGTCGGAGAGGAGAGCAACATCCAGGACTGCTCGGTCCTGCATGTGGAGCCGGACACGCCCTGCATCATAGGGGATCACGTCACGCTGGGCCACAGGGTCACTGTGCACGCCTCTGAGATAGAGGACTGGGCGATGGTGGGCATAGGCGCAACGGTCCTGAGCAGATCGGTTATTGGCAGTGGCGCGATAGTTGCTGCGGGCGCTCTCGTCCTCGAGGGCACGAAGGTTCCGCCGGAGACGCTCTGGGCAGGGGTGCCCGCGCGGGAGATCAAAAGGGTGACTCCGGAGCTAAAGGAGAGGGTCATCTCCACAAACAGACAGTATGCGAACAGGGCTGCGATGTATCTATACAAGGAGAAGCTGCTCGCAAGAGGACAGCGGAGCAGCAGGGGCTCAAGAATCTAG